The Nothobranchius furzeri strain GRZ-AD chromosome 6, NfurGRZ-RIMD1, whole genome shotgun sequence genome includes a region encoding these proteins:
- the spred2a gene encoding sprouty-related, EVH1 domain-containing protein 2, with product MTEDTRPDDDSYIVRVKAVVMTRDESSGGWLAQDGCLSRVGVCRLLPHGALGHNTFLIRGERLKDRQVILECILKKDLVYTKATPTFHHWKVDNRKCGLTFQSPSDARTFNRGVRKALEDLTEGSTTSSSTLQNEAELGDDDVFTTATDSSSNSSQRRETFSEPRRHHCILEHFSEQHRPLDPYALNRALHMFPHRVSFPVEEEEIVCINPPKRTWVTGYEDYRHANPARDHLVQPYNPDACVHFTKSEPPKRDYTYPYPLGCNVQRYDGKHGCLERAGGHKSMVMLPPWALPPKHKWQLEDSKHLRCVYCQDMFSREDNGRGHCQEAPDPVQTCIRRVSFMWCADSLLYHCMSDPEGDYIDPCSCDTSDERFCLRWTALIGLSLVAPCMCCYAPLRACHRCGVACHCCGGKHKAVG from the exons TGATAGCTACATTGTGCGTGTCAAAGCAGTAGTGATGACAAGAGATGAGTCCAGCGGGGGCTGGTTAGCTCAAGATGGCTGCCTCAGCAGAGTGGGTGTGTGCAGACTACTGCCGCACGGAGCGCTGGGACACAACACCTTCCTCATCCGCGGAGAGCGCCTCAAAGACCGACAG GTGATTCTGGAGTGCATCCTAAAGAAGGACTTGGTCTACACGAAGGCCACTCCCACTTTCCATCACTGGAAGGTCGACAACAGGAAGTGTGGTTTGACTTTCCAAAGCCCATCAGATGCTCGGACGTTCAACCGTGGAGTTAGGAAGGCTCTGGAGGACCTGACAGAAG GGTCGACCACGTCCTCATCAACGCTGCAGAATGAGGCGGAGCTTGGTGACGATGACGTCTTCACG ACTGCGACAGACAGCTCCTCCAACTCCTCTCAGAGGAGAGAGACGTTCAGTGAACCCCGTCGGCACCACTGTATTCTGGAGCACTTCTCTGAACAGCACCGGCCCCTGGACCCCTACGCTCTTAATCGA GCACTTCACATGTTTCCTCATCGTGTCAGCTTCCCTGTGGAAGAAGAGGAAATCGTATGTATTAACCCTCCCAAGCGGACCTGGGTCACTGGCTATGAGGACTACCGACACGCCAATCCAGCGCGTGACCATCTGGTGCAGCCATACAACCCTGATGCCTGCGTACATTTCACCAAGAGTGAACCACCGAAACGTGACTACACCTATCCGTACCCGCTAGGCTGTAATGTGCAGCGGTATGATGGTAAACACGGTTGCCTGGAGCGGGCTGGAGGTCACAAGTCAATGGTGATGCTGCCACCATGGGCCCTTCCACCCAAACACAAATGGCAACTGGAGGACTCAAAGCATCTTCGCTGTGTCTACTGTCAGGACATGTTCAGCCGCGAGGACAATGGGCGTGGCCACTGCCAGGAGGCCCCTGACCCCGTCCAGACCTGCATCCGACGAGTAAGTTTTATGTGGTGCGCCGACAGTCTGCTGTACCACTGCATGTCGGACCCAGAGGGGGACTATATAGACCCGTGCTCCTGTGATACCAGTGACGAACGTTTCTGCCTACGCTGGACGGCTTTGATAGGCCTGTCCCTGGTTGCGCCCTGCATGTGCTGCTACGCCCCCCTCAGGGCATGTCACCGCTGTGGCGTGGCCTGCCACTGCTGTGGCGGCAAACACAAAGCTGTGGGCTGA